One Gloeobacter morelensis MG652769 DNA window includes the following coding sequences:
- a CDS encoding pentapeptide repeat-containing protein: protein MLKNYWRALLQDWHYFWESLEERRNAAIRDKLRVHNAQELLERYARGERDFIRASLTKADLRGVDLSGACLTKAFLKGADLRGANLIGATFDYYTDLEGVLIDEHTQLDPKWRTVWELVNLPLVKGRQLPGADLARTQLTGVHLQRANLTGADLTETCLDEAELQEANLEGAILREARFVSANLRGANLRGADCRETKLFDANLCDADLREAKLQKANLIEALLVSADLRGADLREADLDGANWKGANLEGAVFTGATMPDGSIHD from the coding sequence ATGCTGAAAAATTATTGGAGGGCGCTGCTTCAAGACTGGCACTACTTTTGGGAGTCTTTGGAAGAACGGAGAAATGCCGCTATCCGAGACAAACTCAGGGTGCACAATGCCCAGGAGCTACTGGAGCGCTACGCCCGGGGCGAGCGCGATTTCATCAGGGCCAGTCTGACGAAAGCGGACCTGCGGGGGGTGGACCTGTCGGGAGCTTGCTTGACGAAAGCCTTCTTGAAAGGAGCGGACCTGCGCGGAGCAAACCTGATCGGGGCGACGTTCGACTACTACACCGACCTGGAAGGGGTGCTCATCGACGAGCACACACAGCTGGACCCCAAATGGCGCACGGTGTGGGAATTGGTCAACCTGCCGCTAGTCAAGGGCCGCCAACTGCCGGGAGCAGATCTTGCCAGAACCCAGCTGACGGGGGTGCATTTGCAACGGGCCAACCTGACGGGGGCTGATCTTACAGAGACTTGCTTGGACGAAGCAGAACTGCAGGAAGCGAATCTGGAGGGGGCTATCCTACGTGAGGCACGTTTTGTCAGTGCCAATTTGCGCGGGGCGAACCTCAGAGGAGCCGACTGCCGGGAGACCAAACTGTTTGATGCCAACCTGTGTGATGCTGACCTGCGCGAGGCCAAGCTGCAAAAAGCGAACCTGATCGAAGCTTTATTGGTCAGTGCTGATTTGCGCGGGGCGGACCTGCGCGAAGCGGACTTGGACGGCGCGAACTGGAAAGGAGCCAATCTGGAGGGGGCGGTCTTCACTGGTGCCACGATGCCCGACGGGAGCATCCATGACTGA
- a CDS encoding glycosyltransferase family 2 protein gives MTVEILLATYNGEPFLAEQLDSLRAQTWSDWQLQVRDDGSQDGTLTILKHYCGLDPRIVLVEPDGRRLGACGSFAELLQRSRADYLMFCDQDDRWWPQKIATTLEAMRTAERTRSRCPVLVHSDLAVVDAQMRPLSPSFWKYQSLDPHRARLQHLLVQNVVTGCATMINAPLRALALPIPVAAAVMHDWWLALVAAAFGQIASIERPLVDYRQHQRNRLGAKRFSAAYIVDRLGAIAEIRRSLLDTQRQAQAFLERYAERLDPATRILVADYADLARHNLLNRKVKILKHRYFKHNLARTLGMLLLG, from the coding sequence ATGACCGTCGAAATTTTGCTCGCCACTTATAACGGAGAACCTTTCCTGGCCGAGCAGCTCGACAGTCTGCGCGCTCAGACCTGGAGCGATTGGCAACTGCAGGTCCGGGACGACGGCTCCCAGGACGGTACCCTCACCATCCTCAAGCACTACTGTGGGCTGGACCCACGCATTGTGCTTGTCGAGCCGGATGGACGGCGCCTGGGAGCGTGCGGCAGTTTCGCCGAATTGTTGCAGAGATCCAGAGCCGACTACCTGATGTTTTGCGATCAAGACGATCGCTGGTGGCCGCAGAAAATTGCTACGACCCTCGAAGCAATGCGCACCGCGGAGCGCACCCGCAGCCGCTGCCCGGTGCTGGTGCACAGCGACCTGGCGGTGGTAGACGCCCAGATGCGGCCGCTCAGCCCCTCGTTCTGGAAGTATCAATCGCTTGATCCGCACCGCGCTCGGCTCCAACACCTGCTGGTGCAAAACGTGGTTACCGGTTGCGCCACGATGATCAATGCCCCTCTGCGGGCGCTGGCACTTCCCATCCCAGTGGCGGCGGCGGTGATGCACGACTGGTGGCTGGCCTTGGTGGCCGCCGCTTTTGGCCAGATCGCCTCGATTGAGCGCCCTTTGGTCGATTACCGCCAGCACCAGCGCAACCGCCTGGGCGCGAAGCGCTTCTCCGCCGCCTATATCGTGGATCGCTTGGGTGCCATCGCAGAGATCCGCCGCTCGCTGTTGGATACCCAGCGGCAAGCGCAAGCGTTTTTGGAGCGCTACGCCGAGCGGCTCGATCCGGCAACCCGCATCCTCGTAGCCGATTATGCCGACCTCGCCCGCCACAACCTGTTGAACCGCAAAGTCAAGATCCTTAAACACCGCTATTTCAAACACAATCTGGCCCGGACGCTGGGGATGCTGCTGTTGGGTTGA
- a CDS encoding undecaprenyl-phosphate glucose phosphotransferase produces MRQQTVPRFGRPWLEGLANGLTVLIVVSTLCWDALSVLFAYWMAYEVRASSPNTLYGPEFYWALAQFSVISTLLVFAASGLYRAPGYQSRFDEVAKALIGLVLAFAIVVAGVFFFREASFSRFVLLYAWAVAAVSIVAGRLALQQINRSLRGRGFGLQPVLIVGTGAPAESLKALLATNPQWGLHLVGLVTEEVEEATEHRDVIASVATLGRYLATHEVAEVWVALPDYPRRQLLELLQVITAVRPVQIRLLPGILEYVTARMQVDVLGGTALLTLQDTPLRRASNRFAKRFLDIVLSGFGLVLGAPLFVLIAAAVKCSSPGPVFYQQERIGRDGAVFWIYKFRTMREGAEGQQPGWTTRDDPRRTPVGAFLRRTSLDELPQLWNVLVGEMSLVGPRPERPIYVERFSQDIPKYLDRHLVKTGITGWAQIHGLRGDTSIPDRVRYDLYYIENWSLLLDLRIILVTALQVLFHPEDAY; encoded by the coding sequence ATGCGCCAACAAACCGTACCCCGCTTCGGACGGCCCTGGCTGGAGGGTCTGGCGAACGGCCTGACCGTACTCATCGTCGTCTCGACCCTGTGTTGGGATGCGCTATCGGTGCTGTTCGCCTACTGGATGGCCTACGAAGTGCGTGCCTCCAGTCCCAATACACTGTACGGACCGGAATTTTATTGGGCGCTCGCGCAATTTAGCGTGATCTCCACACTGCTGGTGTTTGCCGCTTCCGGCCTGTACCGGGCACCGGGCTATCAGTCGCGCTTCGACGAAGTGGCCAAGGCGCTCATCGGGCTTGTCCTCGCCTTTGCGATCGTGGTGGCGGGGGTATTTTTCTTCCGCGAGGCGTCTTTTTCGCGCTTCGTGCTGCTTTATGCCTGGGCAGTGGCGGCGGTATCGATCGTGGCGGGGCGGCTGGCGCTGCAGCAGATCAACCGCAGCCTCAGAGGGCGTGGTTTCGGATTGCAGCCGGTGCTCATCGTCGGTACCGGAGCACCGGCCGAATCGCTCAAGGCGCTGCTCGCGACCAATCCGCAGTGGGGATTGCATCTGGTGGGTCTGGTGACCGAGGAAGTTGAGGAGGCCACCGAACATCGTGATGTGATTGCCTCGGTCGCTACCTTGGGCCGCTATCTTGCCACCCACGAGGTGGCGGAAGTCTGGGTGGCCCTACCCGACTATCCGCGCAGGCAGCTGCTCGAACTGTTGCAGGTGATTACCGCCGTGCGGCCGGTGCAGATCCGGCTGCTGCCGGGGATTCTCGAGTATGTGACCGCCCGTATGCAGGTGGATGTGCTGGGGGGAACGGCGCTGCTCACGCTGCAGGATACGCCGCTCAGACGTGCTTCCAATCGTTTTGCCAAGCGATTTCTGGACATTGTGCTTTCCGGGTTCGGTCTGGTGCTCGGGGCGCCTTTGTTCGTGCTGATTGCCGCCGCAGTCAAGTGCAGCAGCCCGGGACCGGTCTTCTACCAGCAGGAACGCATCGGCCGCGACGGGGCCGTGTTCTGGATTTATAAGTTCCGCACCATGCGCGAGGGTGCCGAGGGACAACAACCGGGCTGGACAACCCGCGACGATCCGCGACGCACGCCGGTGGGGGCGTTTTTGCGCCGCACCAGCCTCGACGAATTGCCGCAACTCTGGAACGTGCTGGTGGGCGAGATGAGCCTGGTCGGACCCAGACCGGAGCGGCCTATCTATGTCGAACGCTTCAGCCAGGACATCCCCAAGTACCTCGATCGGCATCTGGTCAAGACGGGAATTACCGGCTGGGCGCAGATTCATGGTCTACGGGGCGACACGTCGATTCCCGATCGGGTGCGCTACGACCTCTACTACATCGAAAACTGGTCGCTGCTGCTCGATCTGCGCATTATCCTCGTCACGGCGTTACAGGTGTTGTTTCACCCGGAGGACGCCTACTAA
- a CDS encoding GDP-L-fucose synthase family protein encodes MQTDFERAKILVSGAGGFLGRHVVEQLLARGARAQNLITPRSGELDLREPDACARAVEGMDVVIHLAAKVGGIGLNREKPAELYYDNLMMGTHLIHQSYKAGVGKFVCVGTICAYPKFTPVPFREDDLWNGYPEETNAPYGVAKKALLVQLQAYRAQYGFNGIYLLPVNLYGPWDNFDPKSSHVIPALIHKIALAQQAGQRTLPVWGDGSPTREFLYVDDAAAGIVEAARTYDGAEPVNLGTGEEISIRDLVEMLCELMDFKGEILWETDKPNGQPRRCLDTSRARAEFGFAARTGLAEGLRRTLEWYARHGERLSLV; translated from the coding sequence ATGCAAACGGACTTCGAGCGCGCCAAGATCCTGGTGAGCGGTGCAGGCGGCTTTCTCGGCCGCCACGTTGTCGAACAACTGCTGGCCCGGGGCGCCCGGGCGCAGAACCTGATTACCCCGCGCTCGGGCGAACTGGATCTGCGCGAGCCGGATGCCTGCGCGCGGGCCGTCGAAGGCATGGACGTCGTCATCCACCTGGCGGCCAAGGTGGGCGGTATCGGCCTCAACCGCGAAAAACCGGCCGAACTCTACTACGACAACTTGATGATGGGCACCCATCTCATCCACCAGAGCTACAAAGCCGGTGTGGGCAAATTTGTCTGTGTGGGCACGATCTGCGCCTACCCGAAGTTCACCCCGGTGCCCTTTCGCGAGGACGATCTCTGGAACGGCTACCCCGAGGAGACCAACGCTCCCTACGGCGTCGCCAAAAAAGCACTGCTCGTGCAGTTGCAGGCCTACCGGGCGCAGTACGGCTTCAACGGCATCTACCTGCTGCCGGTCAATCTCTACGGTCCCTGGGATAACTTCGACCCGAAAAGCTCCCACGTCATCCCGGCGCTCATTCACAAAATCGCCCTGGCCCAACAAGCCGGACAGAGGACGTTGCCGGTGTGGGGCGACGGCAGTCCGACGCGGGAGTTTCTTTATGTCGATGATGCGGCGGCCGGTATCGTCGAAGCCGCCCGCACTTACGACGGGGCGGAGCCGGTCAACCTGGGCACCGGGGAGGAAATTTCCATCCGGGATCTGGTGGAGATGCTGTGCGAACTGATGGATTTTAAAGGCGAAATCCTCTGGGAGACCGACAAGCCCAACGGTCAGCCCCGCCGCTGCCTCGACACCTCCCGGGCTCGCGCCGAGTTCGGCTTTGCCGCCCGCACCGGACTGGCCGAGGGCCTGCGGCGCACCCTCGAATGGTACGCTCGCCACGGCGAGCGCCTGAGCCTCGTCTAG
- a CDS encoding glycosyltransferase: MNLIPKKFLKEATSVKEITFIIVTHNSSGTLNESIESCLATLNNGCRREGRMVVIDNASSDNCPSIIDGYANRYSDIFFGVKIGSNLGFGQANNQIVRYFPSRYYVLVNPDVVFQPWTIARLIHTIDSAPDVAIVCPKLLYPDQSVQPSVRHFPTLTYFVLRNLLGERMQRKLYPFKYYCEELYDAEQPQQIDWGIGAFMMISGDYVSKYGLFDERYFLYFEDVQLCHDAWKNGFRVLFDPQATAVHKYQRASTRNSFNYLRVLHTSSALKFFARHPELWH, from the coding sequence GTGAATCTGATTCCCAAAAAATTCTTGAAAGAAGCGACATCGGTCAAGGAGATCACGTTCATCATCGTCACCCACAACTCCTCCGGCACGCTCAACGAATCGATCGAATCCTGTTTAGCCACGTTGAACAACGGCTGCCGTCGGGAAGGGCGAATGGTAGTCATTGACAATGCTTCGTCGGACAACTGCCCATCAATCATCGATGGATACGCGAATCGATATAGCGATATATTTTTTGGTGTGAAAATTGGCAGCAATCTCGGATTTGGCCAGGCGAACAATCAGATCGTGCGTTACTTTCCAAGCCGTTACTACGTGCTCGTCAATCCGGATGTTGTTTTTCAACCGTGGACGATTGCACGACTGATACACACCATCGACTCGGCGCCCGATGTTGCCATTGTTTGTCCTAAGTTGCTGTATCCGGATCAATCGGTGCAACCGTCGGTGCGTCATTTTCCGACGCTCACCTATTTTGTGCTGCGCAACTTGCTGGGGGAGAGGATGCAGCGCAAGTTATATCCCTTCAAGTACTACTGCGAAGAGCTTTACGATGCTGAGCAGCCCCAGCAAATCGATTGGGGTATCGGAGCTTTTATGATGATCTCCGGCGATTATGTCTCGAAGTACGGTTTATTTGACGAACGCTATTTTTTGTACTTTGAAGATGTACAACTGTGCCACGACGCTTGGAAAAACGGTTTTCGGGTGCTGTTTGATCCCCAGGCCACTGCCGTGCACAAATATCAGCGTGCCAGCACCCGCAATTCATTCAACTATTTGCGGGTGCTGCACACCAGCTCCGCCCTTAAATTTTTTGCCAGACACCCCGAACTGTGGCATTGA
- a CDS encoding VOC family protein, which translates to MSVSSTKGLTAGALRRVHHLAFNVRDLAASRRFYAEVLGLKELTGEAVPSTLRAQVAAGKIANFVTPDGTVIDLFFEPELAPPDPDPHKAFTRAHHLAFDVAPEAFDEAVAVLLAHGVPIDHGPVSRPTGRGIYFFDPDGFMLEIRCNPPAGGAEV; encoded by the coding sequence GTGTCCGTCTCGAGTACGAAAGGGCTGACTGCCGGTGCGCTGCGCCGGGTCCATCACCTCGCCTTCAACGTGCGGGATCTGGCCGCCTCGCGCCGCTTCTACGCAGAGGTGCTGGGCCTGAAGGAACTAACGGGCGAGGCGGTACCTTCGACGCTGCGCGCTCAGGTGGCGGCGGGTAAAATCGCCAATTTCGTCACCCCGGACGGCACGGTCATCGATCTATTCTTCGAGCCCGAACTGGCTCCTCCCGACCCGGATCCGCACAAAGCTTTCACCCGCGCCCACCACCTGGCCTTCGACGTCGCCCCGGAGGCCTTCGACGAGGCAGTGGCGGTGCTGTTGGCCCACGGTGTGCCCATCGACCATGGACCGGTCAGCCGCCCCACCGGCCGGGGCATCTATTTTTTTGACCCGGACGGATTCATGCTCGAAATCCGCTGCAATCCACCGGCGGGCGGAGCGGAAGTCTAA